One genomic segment of [Phormidium] sp. ETS-05 includes these proteins:
- a CDS encoding calcium-binding protein — protein sequence MRILFTIAHYFNPEGGGKHGSLSKDPRPRALALTNCLTSLRATFSQSQCFLDIANFATAGVNQNQSSDVDIVVCTTQNRHLLNQLNLPSNCYHHHATNAAPMLLGFECQAVLRDGLGKYDYYCYLEDDLILRDPWFFIKLNWFTTQAGDINLLMPNRYEVAPQGPFCKAYIDGDLIPEATAKFQDVKDRPELKGSIMEQGILFRRPLNPHSGCYFLNSRQMAHWTRQPYFLDRDVSFVGPLESAATLGVMKTFRIYKTAPAYAGFLEIQHFGNAFLNLIGNQIRVSP from the coding sequence ATGAGAATACTGTTTACAATTGCCCATTACTTTAACCCCGAAGGCGGGGGTAAACACGGGTCTCTGAGTAAAGACCCGCGCCCTCGGGCACTGGCTTTAACCAACTGTTTGACCTCGTTAAGAGCCACTTTCAGTCAATCCCAATGTTTTCTGGATATTGCCAATTTTGCCACGGCTGGGGTGAATCAAAACCAAAGCAGTGATGTGGATATTGTGGTTTGTACGACGCAAAATCGGCATTTGTTAAACCAGCTTAATCTCCCCAGTAATTGCTACCATCATCATGCTACCAATGCGGCGCCGATGTTGCTGGGGTTTGAATGTCAAGCGGTGTTGCGGGATGGGCTGGGAAAGTACGATTATTACTGCTATTTAGAAGATGACCTGATTTTGCGAGACCCTTGGTTTTTTATCAAATTAAACTGGTTTACCACTCAAGCGGGAGATATCAACCTGTTGATGCCCAACCGCTATGAAGTCGCCCCCCAAGGTCCTTTTTGCAAAGCCTATATTGATGGGGATTTGATACCGGAAGCTACGGCCAAATTCCAAGATGTGAAAGATAGACCGGAGCTGAAGGGTTCGATTATGGAACAGGGGATTTTGTTTCGCCGCCCCCTTAATCCCCATTCTGGGTGTTATTTTTTGAACTCGCGGCAAATGGCTCACTGGACTCGTCAACCTTATTTTTTAGACCGGGACGTTAGTTTTGTTGGTCCGTTGGAAAGTGCGGCCACTTTGGGGGTGATGAAGACTTTCAGAATTTATAAAACTGCGCCTGCTTATGCGGGGTTTCTGGAAATTCAGCACTTTGGTAATGCTTTTTTGAATTTGATTGGCAATCAAATCCGGGTGAGTCCGTAA
- a CDS encoding GH25 family lysozyme: MCAKGIDVSDWQDPVNWQTVALSGMGFGFTKATEGNNFVAETFRRNWAAMKAVGLPRGAYHFYRAKWDARSQADLFLRTVSLEIDDLPPVLDIESTDGMSNSAIVSGITQWLNIVEQQTGRRPIIYTYPGFWETIGAPGNFTAYPLWIAHYNVTNPLVPRGWDGWTFWQYTQNGRVDGISGDVDINWFNVSREGDRGSHVQYIQRLLQNKGFYNDQADGIFGSRLTTAIIAFQNAMGLLADGVVGIKTWQALASRRQPTGVVVPPPVAPPPVAPPPVAPPPVAPPPTSTPAIRLLDVCRYYQGFAHQDLALDWLGRQFSKAVADEFARRWRNRTDANPQPILMVNVCKSYKGFPHQDRAILWLQQQLSTSILQEFSRRWRNPQPRAVSQSMGIRLVNVAEYYQGLTHQNQALQWLQGQISLINLQEFARRWRQQSSSTQTSIIQLIDVCRFYQRMPHQQQALDWLQTQINSTILDEFARRWRG; this comes from the coding sequence ATGTGTGCAAAAGGTATTGACGTTTCCGACTGGCAAGACCCAGTAAACTGGCAGACGGTGGCGCTCTCAGGGATGGGATTTGGTTTTACCAAAGCCACGGAAGGCAATAACTTCGTTGCCGAAACCTTCCGGCGGAATTGGGCAGCCATGAAAGCGGTAGGTTTGCCTCGGGGCGCTTATCACTTCTATCGCGCCAAGTGGGATGCTCGTTCCCAAGCCGACTTGTTCCTCAGAACTGTGAGCCTGGAAATAGACGATTTGCCCCCAGTGTTAGATATCGAATCCACCGATGGGATGTCCAACAGCGCGATCGTCTCTGGAATCACCCAGTGGTTAAACATCGTCGAGCAGCAAACCGGTCGCCGTCCCATCATCTACACCTATCCAGGGTTTTGGGAGACGATCGGCGCTCCAGGCAACTTCACCGCCTACCCCCTCTGGATCGCCCACTACAACGTTACCAATCCCCTCGTCCCCCGAGGTTGGGACGGCTGGACATTCTGGCAATACACCCAAAATGGCCGAGTCGATGGCATTAGTGGTGACGTGGATATCAACTGGTTCAACGTCAGTCGAGAAGGCGATCGAGGTTCTCACGTCCAATACATCCAAAGATTATTACAGAACAAAGGATTTTACAATGACCAAGCCGATGGCATCTTCGGGTCACGCCTCACCACCGCCATCATCGCCTTTCAAAACGCAATGGGACTCCTCGCCGATGGCGTAGTCGGGATAAAAACCTGGCAGGCTTTAGCCAGCCGAAGGCAACCCACCGGTGTTGTCGTCCCCCCACCAGTGGCACCCCCACCAGTGGCACCCCCACCAGTGGCACCCCCACCAGTGGCACCACCCCCCACATCCACCCCAGCCATCCGTCTCCTCGACGTATGTCGCTATTATCAAGGATTTGCCCATCAAGACCTAGCCCTCGATTGGCTCGGAAGGCAATTCTCCAAAGCCGTAGCTGACGAATTTGCCCGCCGGTGGCGCAACCGCACCGACGCCAACCCCCAACCAATTCTCATGGTCAATGTATGCAAATCATATAAAGGATTTCCCCACCAAGACCGAGCCATATTGTGGCTGCAACAACAGCTATCCACATCAATTTTGCAAGAATTTTCCCGCCGGTGGCGCAACCCCCAACCGCGAGCCGTGTCTCAATCAATGGGCATTCGCTTAGTCAATGTGGCCGAATATTATCAAGGATTAACCCATCAAAACCAAGCATTACAATGGTTGCAGGGGCAAATTTCCCTCATCAACTTGCAGGAATTTGCCCGCCGCTGGCGGCAACAGTCCTCCTCAACCCAAACATCCATAATTCAGCTCATTGATGTATGCAGATTTTACCAGCGGATGCCCCACCAGCAGCAGGCATTAGATTGGTTACAGACCCAAATTAACAGTACAATTCTTGATGAATTTGCCCGCCGCTGGCGGGGTTAA
- a CDS encoding chloride channel protein has product MGLIRWLYKDFFGDDLHSLISNRRVQRISPLRPVVKMLAASVSLGTGASLGPEGPTVEIGATLGAILGQLFHVSKERYRLLLGAGAAAAVAAGFNAPMAGVFFALEVVIGVSFSTSAASLVLLSAFVSSLISRCAFGGHPAFELPAYKVASHWEWIFYLGLGVIASVVSIAYTQGIKIARDWFQGKIHGVLNLMWVPRALHPALGGVSVGLVALQVPQILGVGYSTVEAILHDGRFPLSVLCLLLVAKIAMTAISLGSGLVGGVFAPAMFIGATLGAIYGNLLELIIPSGWIEIAPPAAYAMVGMAAVLAGSVKAPMTALLLLFEMTQNYEIILPLMVAVGASVWLVEQFNARKSVQGLNLQEMGINMQKQNDMDVLSAVSIAQVMHQSYLTLPAEMPVLEAGLTMLHSKCHTALVLDECEQLEGIVTLDDIRRHVFHESHDSHQACPLHKLRDICTAEIIYASVDEPVTKALERMAIRGLTQLPVVAPDNDRRVVGVLERERIALACNLAVFQSRFQDSLN; this is encoded by the coding sequence GTGGGATTGATTCGGTGGCTGTACAAAGACTTTTTCGGCGATGACCTGCACTCCCTCATTAGCAACCGCCGAGTCCAAAGAATTTCCCCCCTGCGTCCAGTAGTGAAAATGCTCGCCGCTTCGGTTTCTTTAGGAACGGGAGCATCCCTCGGCCCGGAAGGACCCACAGTAGAAATTGGCGCCACCCTGGGAGCCATCCTCGGTCAACTATTCCATGTATCCAAAGAAAGATATCGTTTACTATTAGGAGCAGGTGCGGCGGCGGCGGTGGCGGCGGGATTCAATGCGCCAATGGCAGGGGTCTTTTTTGCCTTAGAAGTAGTAATCGGCGTGAGTTTCTCCACTTCCGCTGCCAGCTTAGTTCTGTTATCAGCTTTTGTCTCTTCTTTAATCTCCCGATGCGCTTTTGGCGGACACCCAGCATTTGAGTTACCAGCCTACAAGGTGGCTAGTCATTGGGAATGGATATTTTATCTGGGATTGGGGGTAATTGCTAGTGTTGTCTCGATCGCCTATACCCAAGGGATTAAAATCGCCAGAGATTGGTTTCAAGGCAAAATTCACGGGGTGCTAAACTTGATGTGGGTGCCGCGAGCTTTGCACCCGGCTTTAGGGGGTGTGAGCGTCGGCTTGGTAGCTCTACAAGTGCCGCAAATTCTGGGGGTGGGCTACAGTACGGTTGAGGCAATTCTGCACGATGGCCGTTTCCCGCTATCAGTTTTATGCCTGTTATTGGTGGCGAAAATTGCCATGACTGCCATTAGTCTGGGCAGTGGTTTGGTGGGGGGAGTATTTGCCCCAGCGATGTTTATTGGGGCGACTTTGGGGGCAATTTATGGCAATTTGTTAGAATTAATTATCCCGTCAGGATGGATAGAAATCGCGCCGCCTGCAGCTTATGCAATGGTGGGAATGGCGGCGGTGTTGGCGGGGAGCGTGAAAGCGCCGATGACAGCGCTATTATTGCTGTTTGAAATGACGCAAAATTATGAGATTATTTTGCCGCTGATGGTGGCGGTGGGGGCGAGTGTGTGGCTGGTGGAGCAGTTTAATGCCCGGAAGTCGGTGCAGGGGTTGAATTTGCAGGAAATGGGCATCAATATGCAGAAGCAAAATGATATGGATGTGCTTTCTGCTGTGTCGATCGCCCAAGTGATGCACCAATCTTATCTCACCCTCCCTGCCGAAATGCCGGTATTAGAGGCTGGGTTAACCATGCTGCACAGTAAATGTCATACAGCATTGGTATTAGATGAGTGCGAACAATTAGAGGGAATTGTCACCCTCGACGATATCAGGCGCCACGTCTTCCACGAAAGCCATGATTCCCACCAGGCGTGTCCCCTGCACAAACTGCGAGATATTTGCACGGCGGAAATTATCTATGCTTCTGTTGATGAACCAGTCACCAAAGCTCTGGAGCGGATGGCAATTCGGGGACTGACACAGCTACCGGTAGTGGCTCCAGATAACGATCGGCGGGTAGTGGGAGTCTTGGAACGAGAGCGGATTGCATTGGCTTGTAATCTGGCGGTGTTTCAATCTCGCTTCCAGGATTCGTTAAACTAA
- the hisA gene encoding 1-(5-phosphoribosyl)-5-[(5-phosphoribosylamino)methylideneamino]imidazole-4-carboxamide isomerase, which yields MEIIPAIDLLDGRCVRLYQGDYSQQQVYSTDPVAVARDFVDQGATRIHLVDLDGAKVGEQRNLEVIAAIAQAVTVPVEVGGGLRSYEAVANLLARGVHTAIIGTAAVENPDLVARLCGEFPGHIAVGIDARDGKVATRGWLETSEILASDLAVQMAGMGVATIIYTDIHRDGTLTGPNMPALRAIAEAVTVPVIASGGVSAISDLLGLLTLEPLGVTGVIVGRAIYAGAFSVREAIQAVGNGRFQDVPLDLGDSAFA from the coding sequence ATGGAAATAATTCCAGCGATCGATTTACTCGATGGGCGATGCGTGCGCCTGTATCAAGGCGATTACAGCCAGCAGCAAGTTTACAGCACTGACCCGGTGGCGGTGGCGAGAGATTTTGTGGATCAGGGCGCTACCCGGATTCACTTGGTGGATTTGGATGGGGCGAAAGTTGGGGAGCAGCGGAATTTGGAGGTGATCGCGGCGATCGCCCAGGCGGTGACTGTCCCAGTAGAAGTCGGGGGCGGTCTGCGAAGCTATGAAGCAGTGGCGAACCTATTAGCGAGAGGAGTTCACACGGCGATTATTGGCACAGCTGCAGTGGAAAACCCGGATTTGGTGGCTCGTCTTTGTGGGGAGTTTCCCGGACATATTGCAGTAGGTATCGATGCGCGGGATGGCAAAGTGGCGACTCGCGGCTGGTTGGAAACTTCGGAAATCTTGGCTAGTGATTTAGCGGTGCAAATGGCGGGAATGGGAGTAGCGACGATTATTTACACCGATATTCACCGGGATGGCACTCTCACCGGACCGAATATGCCAGCGTTGCGGGCGATCGCCGAAGCGGTGACAGTCCCAGTTATCGCCTCTGGGGGAGTCAGTGCGATTTCTGACTTATTGGGATTATTGACTCTAGAACCCCTAGGAGTGACGGGAGTAATTGTGGGACGTGCCATCTACGCCGGAGCCTTCTCCGTCCGAGAAGCCATCCAGGCGGTAGGTAACGGTAGGTTTCAAGATGTCCCTCTGGACTTAGGCGATTCCGCTTTTGCTTAA
- a CDS encoding amino acid permease — MPRFSLPFSRTKPENIDSPSGLGTFGGVYTPSILTILGVIMYLRFGWVLGNVGLPATLIIVTLSTSITFLTSLSISAIATDRVVRVGGAYYMISRSLGIETGGAIGIPLYFAQALSIPFYVIGFTDSLVEAFPNLLAIKKILSLATTLAVAIIAIKSAETAIRVQYFIMAAIALSLISFGLGHSIPDVTPIGLWGAPPADSAEFWVVFAVFFPAVTGIMAGVSMSGDLRDPTKSIPTGTLAAVGTGYIIYMAIPIFLALRADAPTLIATPLIMKQMAFWQPAILLGVWGATLSSALGSILGAPRVLQALARDGVLPQWLKFLGSGSGPNDEPRMATFVSLLIASLAVAVGELNAIAPVLTMFFLTTYMVLNVAAGIESFLQSPSFRPTFRVHWFFSLLGAIGCIAVMLLIDAVATVVAAVFVAGIYFWLERRELQTAWGDVRRGLWMELLRMGIFQISHEPDPKNWRPHILVLSGAPMRRWPLIELAAGFTHNRGLITVSSVLPTGSRDTAGQAALEATIREYLDKRGIEALVRLVTAPDPFEGAQRLVEVYGLGPLVPNTILLGDSEEPSHRDAYCEAIANFHRAKRNVVILHDQPDRGFGHRGRIDVWWGGLQANGGLMLLLAYLLRTSREWRRAEVHLKLVVPTETAATAARVNLEKMVEQLRIGALSQVLVSDGQPFNHILHQSSADADLVLLGMAKPKHNFSAYYETLRARAAGLPSTVFVLAAPDFAFEEVL; from the coding sequence ATGCCTCGTTTTTCCTTGCCTTTTTCACGCACTAAGCCGGAGAATATCGATTCTCCGAGCGGTTTGGGGACATTCGGCGGTGTTTATACCCCCTCAATTCTGACGATTCTGGGGGTAATCATGTATCTGCGGTTTGGGTGGGTATTGGGTAACGTGGGATTACCCGCTACCCTGATCATCGTCACCCTTTCCACCTCGATTACTTTTTTGACTTCCCTCTCCATATCAGCCATTGCTACTGATCGGGTGGTGCGGGTGGGTGGTGCGTACTACATGATTAGCCGCTCTTTGGGCATAGAAACTGGGGGAGCGATCGGCATTCCCCTCTACTTCGCCCAGGCTCTATCTATCCCCTTCTATGTGATTGGTTTCACCGATAGCTTAGTCGAAGCCTTTCCCAATTTGCTGGCGATCAAAAAAATTCTTTCCCTTGCCACCACTCTCGCTGTGGCCATCATTGCCATCAAATCTGCGGAAACTGCGATTCGGGTGCAATATTTCATCATGGCGGCGATCGCCCTATCCCTAATCTCCTTTGGTTTAGGACATTCCATCCCCGATGTCACGCCGATCGGATTGTGGGGGGCACCACCAGCAGACTCCGCCGAGTTCTGGGTAGTCTTCGCCGTGTTCTTCCCCGCCGTCACCGGGATTATGGCGGGAGTGAGTATGTCTGGCGACCTGCGCGACCCCACCAAATCCATTCCCACCGGCACCCTCGCCGCCGTAGGTACAGGCTATATCATCTATATGGCGATTCCCATTTTCCTGGCTCTACGTGCTGACGCCCCCACCCTTATTGCCACTCCCCTAATTATGAAGCAAATGGCATTCTGGCAACCAGCGATTTTGCTCGGGGTTTGGGGTGCCACCTTATCCAGTGCATTGGGGAGCATTTTGGGAGCGCCCCGGGTGCTACAAGCACTAGCGCGGGATGGGGTTTTGCCCCAGTGGCTGAAGTTTTTGGGCAGTGGGAGCGGCCCAAATGATGAACCTCGGATGGCAACATTTGTCAGCTTGTTAATTGCCAGTTTGGCGGTGGCGGTGGGGGAACTCAACGCCATTGCGCCAGTGTTGACCATGTTTTTCCTCACCACCTATATGGTGTTGAACGTAGCAGCGGGGATTGAGAGTTTCTTACAAAGTCCTTCGTTTCGCCCCACTTTTCGCGTTCACTGGTTTTTCTCATTATTGGGAGCTATTGGCTGCATCGCCGTGATGCTCCTCATTGATGCTGTTGCCACTGTTGTGGCGGCTGTCTTTGTGGCGGGGATTTATTTCTGGTTGGAACGTCGGGAATTACAAACCGCTTGGGGTGATGTGCGGCGGGGACTGTGGATGGAATTATTGCGGATGGGCATTTTCCAAATCAGCCACGAACCAGACCCAAAAAACTGGCGTCCCCACATCCTGGTATTATCGGGGGCACCGATGCGACGCTGGCCCCTGATTGAGTTGGCGGCTGGTTTCACCCATAACCGGGGTTTGATTACGGTGTCGAGCGTGCTACCTACAGGCTCCCGGGATACGGCTGGACAAGCAGCTTTAGAGGCGACGATTCGGGAATATCTGGACAAGCGCGGTATCGAGGCATTAGTCCGCTTGGTGACTGCTCCGGATCCATTTGAGGGAGCGCAGCGGCTGGTAGAAGTGTATGGCCTCGGTCCATTGGTGCCGAATACGATTCTACTGGGAGATAGTGAGGAGCCGAGTCATCGGGACGCATATTGTGAGGCGATCGCCAATTTCCACCGCGCCAAGCGCAATGTCGTTATCCTCCATGACCAGCCCGATCGTGGTTTTGGCCACAGAGGGCGCATCGATGTTTGGTGGGGGGGTTTACAAGCTAATGGCGGTTTAATGCTGCTCTTGGCTTACCTGCTGCGCACTAGCCGCGAATGGCGCCGCGCCGAAGTTCATTTGAAACTGGTAGTACCCACAGAAACTGCGGCTACTGCGGCTCGGGTTAATTTGGAGAAGATGGTAGAGCAGTTACGCATTGGGGCTCTATCTCAAGTTTTGGTCTCCGACGGACAGCCATTTAATCACATCCTCCACCAATCTTCGGCTGATGCTGACTTAGTTTTACTCGGTATGGCCAAACCAAAACACAATTTCAGTGCTTATTATGAAACTCTACGCGCTAGGGCAGCGGGTTTGCCTTCCACGGTGTTCGTCCTTGCCGCTCCCGACTTTGCTTTTGAAGAAGTGCTTTGA